The Kocuria flava nucleotide sequence ATCGACGTCCTCACCCAGATCTCCGCGATCCAGTCGGCGCTGCGCTCCGTGAGCCTGGGCCTGCTCGACGAGCACCTGAACCACTGCGTGGCCGGTGCCGTGCAGGCGGCCCGGGAGACCGGCGGCACCGCGGACGTCGACGAGAAGCTGCGCGAGGCCTCCGCCGCCATCGCGCGCCTGGTCAAGAGCTGACCGCGCCCCACCAGAACGACCCCACCAGCACCACGACCCACGAGGAGCACACCGTGCAGACCGTCATCAACGTGTCCGGAATGACCTGCGGCCACTGCGTCACCGCCGTCACCGAGGAGCTCACCGCCCTGGAGGGCGTCCAGGCCGTCGACGTCGACCTCGTCGCCGGCGGGGTCTCCCCCGTGACCGTCACCGCCGGGCGCGAGCTGAGCCCGTCCGAGCTCCAGGAGGCCGTCGAGGAAGCGGGGTACAGCATTGCCTGAGACCCGCACCCCCGTCCCGGCCGAGGTCGCGGGGCCGCTGCGCACCCTCGAGCTCGGCATCACCGGGATGACCTGCTCCTCGTGCGTGGCCCGGGTCGAGAAGAAGCTCGGGAAGC carries:
- a CDS encoding metal-sensitive transcriptional regulator; translated protein: MTENLPPHGYTQEKDAWLKRLRRIEGQVRGIHRMVQEDQYCIDVLTQISAIQSALRSVSLGLLDEHLNHCVAGAVQAARETGGTADVDEKLREASAAIARLVKS
- a CDS encoding heavy-metal-associated domain-containing protein, with amino-acid sequence MQTVINVSGMTCGHCVTAVTEELTALEGVQAVDVDLVAGGVSPVTVTAGRELSPSELQEAVEEAGYSIA